One Castanea sativa cultivar Marrone di Chiusa Pesio chromosome 4, ASM4071231v1 DNA window includes the following coding sequences:
- the LOC142631623 gene encoding M phase phosphoprotein 10 isoform X1, translated as MLMVTSTKEPGLEALKRLKSSEAPVWLAPNPSLSQTARAASEHLFASLKPFTPKSPFEKLLTQGFDAEQIWQQIDLQSHPLMSTLRREVKRFEKNPDEISKLKKAQTVEHKGSEGVKGVVEDESDGLDEGLNGFDEELDEDEEEEDEEEERESEGEEEGEEGREGGIEDGFLKIKELEGFLEDGEAMEYGLKKKGDGLGKKNKKGKGSKGEEEEEDDDDDDDEEDDELGAFGLGDDEDDDQNADKMASYEDFFGSNKKKASKRKSEVNDRSEDLDMGDEQEDSDMGDGQEDSDMGDGQEDSDMGDEQEDDGAFENKKQETLSTHEKELQKLRSQIELMEKEDLKQQDWTMQGEVTAEKRPVNSALEVDLEFDHNVRPAPVITEEVTVALEEIIKERILKGQYDDVQKAPRLPSVAPREIKELDENKSKKGLAEVYEEEYVQQTNLNSAPLSFKDEQKKEASMLFKKLCLKLDALSHFHFAPKPVIEDMSIQANVPALAMEEIAPVAVSDAAMLAPEEVFTGKGDIKEETELTQAERKRRRANKKRKFKAEAAKQTAKKPQDSTSLNRDHGKEE; from the exons ATGCTGATGGTGACCTCAACCAAAGAACCCGGACTCGAAGCTCTGAAACGCCTGAAATCTTCAGAGGCACCAGTATGGCTAGCACcgaacccatctctctctcaaacgGCTCGCGCCGCGTCAGAGCACCTCTTCGCTTCTCTGAAGCCCTTCACTCCGAAATCCCCATTCGAAAAGCTCTTGACCCAAGGGTTCGACGCCGAGCAGATATGGCAGCAAATCGACCTCCAATCCCACCCCCTCATGTCGACTCTGCGCCGCGAGGTGAAGCGGTTCGAGAAGAACCCGGATGAGATATCGAAGCTGAAGAAGGCTCAGACAGTTGAGCACAAGGGTTCTGAGGGTGTAAAGGGTGTTGTAGAGGACGAAAGTGATGGTCTTGACGAGGGATTAAATGGGTTTGATGAGGAATTGGAtgaggatgaagaagaagaggatgaggaggaagagagagagagtgagggtgaAGAGGAGGGAGAGGAAGGTAGAGAAGGTGGGATTGAAGATGGGTTTTTGAAGATAAAGGAATTGGAGGGGTTTTTGGAGGATGGTGAGGCTATGGAATATGGATTAAAGAAGAAAGGTGATGGGTTAggtaagaaaaataagaagggTAAGGGAAGTaaaggtgaagaagaagaagaagatgatgatgatgatgatgatgaagaggaTGATGAG cTTGGAGCTTTTGGGCTTGGTGATGATGAAGACGATGATCAAAATGCAGACAAGATGGCAAG TTATGAAGACTTTTTTGGTTCTAATAAGAAAAAGGCTTCAAAACGAAAATCAGAGGTGAATGATCGGTCAGAAGATTTAGACATGGGTGACGAACAAGAAGATTCAGACATGGGTGATGGACAAGAAGATTCAGACATGGGTGATGGACAAGAAGATTCAGACATGGGTGATGAGCAAGAAGATGATGGGGCTTTtgaaaataag AAGCAAGAGACTCTTTCTACCCATGAAAAAGAACTTCAGAAGCTTCGATCTCAAATAGAGCTGATGGAAAAGGAAGACCTGAAGCAACAAGATTGGACCATGCAGGGAGAG GTAACTGCTGAAAAAAGgcctgtgaacagtgcattagAAGTTGATCTGGAATTTGATCACAATGTGAGACCTGCCCCTGTGATCACTGAGGAGGTTACAGTAGCACTCGAAGAAATCATAAAGGAACGGATCCTTAAG GGACAGTATGATGATGTGCAAAAGGCTCCTAGGTTGCCGTCTGTGGCTCCGAGAGAAATCAAAGAGTTG GATGAGAATAAAAGCAAGAAGGGCCTTGCTGAAGTTTATGAG GAAGAATATGTTCAGCAGACAAATCTGAATTCTGCCCCTTTGTCATTCAAGGATGAACAGAAGAAAGAG GCTAGCATGTTGTTCAAGAAACTTTGCTTAAAGCTGGATGCTCTTTCTCATTTCCACTTTGCTCCAAAACCT GTTATAGAGGACATGTCTATACAGGCAAATGTCCCAGCTCTAGCAATGGAAGAG ATTGCACCTGTGGCTGTCTCAGATGCAGCTATGCTGGCTCCTGAGGAAGTTTTTACTGGCAAAGGTGACATTAAGGAAGAAACTGAGCTTACACAGGCAGAAAGGAAGAGGAGGAGAGCTAATAAGAAGAGGAAATTCAAAG CTGAGGCAGCTAAACAGACTGCAAAGAAGCCACAAGACAGCACATCCCTAAACCGTGATCATG GCAAAGAAGAATGA
- the LOC142631623 gene encoding M phase phosphoprotein 10 isoform X3, with amino-acid sequence MLMVTSTKEPGLEALKRLKSSEAPVWLAPNPSLSQTARAASEHLFASLKPFTPKSPFEKLLTQGFDAEQIWQQIDLQSHPLMSTLRREVKRFEKNPDEISKLKKAQTVEHKGSEGVKGVVEDESDGLDEGLNGFDEELDEDEEEEDEEEERESEGEEEGEEGREGGIEDGFLKIKELEGFLEDGEAMEYGLKKKGDGLGKKNKKGKGSKGEEEEEDDDDDELGAFGLGDDEDDDQNADKMASYEDFFGSNKKKASKRKSEVNDRSEDLDMGDEQEDSDMGDGQEDSDMGDGQEDSDMGDEQEDDGAFENKKQETLSTHEKELQKLRSQIELMEKEDLKQQDWTMQGEVTAEKRPVNSALEVDLEFDHNVRPAPVITEEVTVALEEIIKERILKGQYDDVQKAPRLPSVAPREIKELDENKSKKGLAEVYEEEYVQQTNLNSAPLSFKDEQKKEASMLFKKLCLKLDALSHFHFAPKPVIEDMSIQANVPALAMEEIAPVAVSDAAMLAPEEVFTGKGDIKEETELTQAERKRRRANKKRKFKAEAAKQTAKKPQDSTSLNRDHGKEE; translated from the exons ATGCTGATGGTGACCTCAACCAAAGAACCCGGACTCGAAGCTCTGAAACGCCTGAAATCTTCAGAGGCACCAGTATGGCTAGCACcgaacccatctctctctcaaacgGCTCGCGCCGCGTCAGAGCACCTCTTCGCTTCTCTGAAGCCCTTCACTCCGAAATCCCCATTCGAAAAGCTCTTGACCCAAGGGTTCGACGCCGAGCAGATATGGCAGCAAATCGACCTCCAATCCCACCCCCTCATGTCGACTCTGCGCCGCGAGGTGAAGCGGTTCGAGAAGAACCCGGATGAGATATCGAAGCTGAAGAAGGCTCAGACAGTTGAGCACAAGGGTTCTGAGGGTGTAAAGGGTGTTGTAGAGGACGAAAGTGATGGTCTTGACGAGGGATTAAATGGGTTTGATGAGGAATTGGAtgaggatgaagaagaagaggatgaggaggaagagagagagagtgagggtgaAGAGGAGGGAGAGGAAGGTAGAGAAGGTGGGATTGAAGATGGGTTTTTGAAGATAAAGGAATTGGAGGGGTTTTTGGAGGATGGTGAGGCTATGGAATATGGATTAAAGAAGAAAGGTGATGGGTTAggtaagaaaaataagaagggTAAGGGAAGTaaaggtgaagaagaagaagaagatgatgatgatgatg agcTTGGAGCTTTTGGGCTTGGTGATGATGAAGACGATGATCAAAATGCAGACAAGATGGCAAG TTATGAAGACTTTTTTGGTTCTAATAAGAAAAAGGCTTCAAAACGAAAATCAGAGGTGAATGATCGGTCAGAAGATTTAGACATGGGTGACGAACAAGAAGATTCAGACATGGGTGATGGACAAGAAGATTCAGACATGGGTGATGGACAAGAAGATTCAGACATGGGTGATGAGCAAGAAGATGATGGGGCTTTtgaaaataag AAGCAAGAGACTCTTTCTACCCATGAAAAAGAACTTCAGAAGCTTCGATCTCAAATAGAGCTGATGGAAAAGGAAGACCTGAAGCAACAAGATTGGACCATGCAGGGAGAG GTAACTGCTGAAAAAAGgcctgtgaacagtgcattagAAGTTGATCTGGAATTTGATCACAATGTGAGACCTGCCCCTGTGATCACTGAGGAGGTTACAGTAGCACTCGAAGAAATCATAAAGGAACGGATCCTTAAG GGACAGTATGATGATGTGCAAAAGGCTCCTAGGTTGCCGTCTGTGGCTCCGAGAGAAATCAAAGAGTTG GATGAGAATAAAAGCAAGAAGGGCCTTGCTGAAGTTTATGAG GAAGAATATGTTCAGCAGACAAATCTGAATTCTGCCCCTTTGTCATTCAAGGATGAACAGAAGAAAGAG GCTAGCATGTTGTTCAAGAAACTTTGCTTAAAGCTGGATGCTCTTTCTCATTTCCACTTTGCTCCAAAACCT GTTATAGAGGACATGTCTATACAGGCAAATGTCCCAGCTCTAGCAATGGAAGAG ATTGCACCTGTGGCTGTCTCAGATGCAGCTATGCTGGCTCCTGAGGAAGTTTTTACTGGCAAAGGTGACATTAAGGAAGAAACTGAGCTTACACAGGCAGAAAGGAAGAGGAGGAGAGCTAATAAGAAGAGGAAATTCAAAG CTGAGGCAGCTAAACAGACTGCAAAGAAGCCACAAGACAGCACATCCCTAAACCGTGATCATG GCAAAGAAGAATGA
- the LOC142631623 gene encoding M phase phosphoprotein 10 isoform X2, with protein MLMVTSTKEPGLEALKRLKSSEAPVWLAPNPSLSQTARAASEHLFASLKPFTPKSPFEKLLTQGFDAEQIWQQIDLQSHPLMSTLRREVKRFEKNPDEISKLKKAQTVEHKGSEGVKGVVEDESDGLDEGLNGFDEELDEDEEEEDEEEERESEGEEEGEEGREGGIEDGFLKIKELEGFLEDGEAMEYGLKKKGDGLGKKNKKGKGSKGEEEEEDDDDDDDEEDDELGAFGLGDDEDDDQNADKMASYEDFFGSNKKKASKRKSEVNDRSEDLDMGDEQEDSDMGDGQEDSDMGDGQEDSDMGDEQEDDGAFENKQETLSTHEKELQKLRSQIELMEKEDLKQQDWTMQGEVTAEKRPVNSALEVDLEFDHNVRPAPVITEEVTVALEEIIKERILKGQYDDVQKAPRLPSVAPREIKELDENKSKKGLAEVYEEEYVQQTNLNSAPLSFKDEQKKEASMLFKKLCLKLDALSHFHFAPKPVIEDMSIQANVPALAMEEIAPVAVSDAAMLAPEEVFTGKGDIKEETELTQAERKRRRANKKRKFKAEAAKQTAKKPQDSTSLNRDHGKEE; from the exons ATGCTGATGGTGACCTCAACCAAAGAACCCGGACTCGAAGCTCTGAAACGCCTGAAATCTTCAGAGGCACCAGTATGGCTAGCACcgaacccatctctctctcaaacgGCTCGCGCCGCGTCAGAGCACCTCTTCGCTTCTCTGAAGCCCTTCACTCCGAAATCCCCATTCGAAAAGCTCTTGACCCAAGGGTTCGACGCCGAGCAGATATGGCAGCAAATCGACCTCCAATCCCACCCCCTCATGTCGACTCTGCGCCGCGAGGTGAAGCGGTTCGAGAAGAACCCGGATGAGATATCGAAGCTGAAGAAGGCTCAGACAGTTGAGCACAAGGGTTCTGAGGGTGTAAAGGGTGTTGTAGAGGACGAAAGTGATGGTCTTGACGAGGGATTAAATGGGTTTGATGAGGAATTGGAtgaggatgaagaagaagaggatgaggaggaagagagagagagtgagggtgaAGAGGAGGGAGAGGAAGGTAGAGAAGGTGGGATTGAAGATGGGTTTTTGAAGATAAAGGAATTGGAGGGGTTTTTGGAGGATGGTGAGGCTATGGAATATGGATTAAAGAAGAAAGGTGATGGGTTAggtaagaaaaataagaagggTAAGGGAAGTaaaggtgaagaagaagaagaagatgatgatgatgatgatgatgaagaggaTGATGAG cTTGGAGCTTTTGGGCTTGGTGATGATGAAGACGATGATCAAAATGCAGACAAGATGGCAAG TTATGAAGACTTTTTTGGTTCTAATAAGAAAAAGGCTTCAAAACGAAAATCAGAGGTGAATGATCGGTCAGAAGATTTAGACATGGGTGACGAACAAGAAGATTCAGACATGGGTGATGGACAAGAAGATTCAGACATGGGTGATGGACAAGAAGATTCAGACATGGGTGATGAGCAAGAAGATGATGGGGCTTTtgaaaataag CAAGAGACTCTTTCTACCCATGAAAAAGAACTTCAGAAGCTTCGATCTCAAATAGAGCTGATGGAAAAGGAAGACCTGAAGCAACAAGATTGGACCATGCAGGGAGAG GTAACTGCTGAAAAAAGgcctgtgaacagtgcattagAAGTTGATCTGGAATTTGATCACAATGTGAGACCTGCCCCTGTGATCACTGAGGAGGTTACAGTAGCACTCGAAGAAATCATAAAGGAACGGATCCTTAAG GGACAGTATGATGATGTGCAAAAGGCTCCTAGGTTGCCGTCTGTGGCTCCGAGAGAAATCAAAGAGTTG GATGAGAATAAAAGCAAGAAGGGCCTTGCTGAAGTTTATGAG GAAGAATATGTTCAGCAGACAAATCTGAATTCTGCCCCTTTGTCATTCAAGGATGAACAGAAGAAAGAG GCTAGCATGTTGTTCAAGAAACTTTGCTTAAAGCTGGATGCTCTTTCTCATTTCCACTTTGCTCCAAAACCT GTTATAGAGGACATGTCTATACAGGCAAATGTCCCAGCTCTAGCAATGGAAGAG ATTGCACCTGTGGCTGTCTCAGATGCAGCTATGCTGGCTCCTGAGGAAGTTTTTACTGGCAAAGGTGACATTAAGGAAGAAACTGAGCTTACACAGGCAGAAAGGAAGAGGAGGAGAGCTAATAAGAAGAGGAAATTCAAAG CTGAGGCAGCTAAACAGACTGCAAAGAAGCCACAAGACAGCACATCCCTAAACCGTGATCATG GCAAAGAAGAATGA